A region of the Dyadobacter sp. CECT 9275 genome:
GTCTTGCGGTGGCTGCTGTTTAACCGTTCCGAAAAAGTCATCCAGCTCTTTATCATTCAGGCTGTTGATCTGTTCAAAGGTAAGTCCGCTCGCATCAAAAGTGGTCATGTACTTCTTAGCGGTATTGCGGGAAACACCTGTCTGTTCCGCTATCCAGAGCTTGCTGCGGCCCTGGCTGTACATCCGTAAAATCTGTCTTATTTTGCTCATGCTGATTGTCGAATTGGCCATACCTTTTACACGATTGGTTCGTGCCAAAAATATGGTTGATTCTACAGCATTTTCTAATCTCTCAGGTGGTCAGTTTACTCCGGAATCAGGTGGTCAGTTTGATCCGAAATGGGGTGGTCAATTTCGCCCGGAACAGGTGGTCAGTTTAAACCGAATTGGGGTGGTCAGTTTCACCGAATTTTCCAATTAAATGGCTCAAAAGCTTTAAATCTTCCAGCAAATGGTTCGAGATTTGTCCCAGCGGGATCACACAAACGTCTTTGTCGTGATCCCGCTGGGATTCGAACCTTAAAAAAATCCACGGGGCATTGCCTAAAACATTTCCCCTGTCAATACATCAATGTCTAAATAATTTGGATATTGTTTGTAAATCATCGAGGAATTGGTTCGACAACTGTTCGGGAAGGGGTACTAAGCCGAACTTTTGTGAGAAATCACTTAAAGTTCGGCTTTTTTCTTGTCCTAAATCACTGTATATCTGAAAGATCAGCTCTGCCGCTTCATTGATTTTTACAGTCCCCCCCTATTTCAGAAACTCTTCTGGAATTGGGCTGCCTTTCAAGAGCTGCTTAACGTCTTCGATTTTATCCTGTACAGCTTTTGGCGCAACATAATGCTTCCCAGCGAAAGGATCTATCTTCTCCGCGAAACCTGTGATTTTCTTCTTCTTCAACTTAATAGCAGGCTTATGTTCTACGTATTCGATGTTAGCGTGTACATCTCTGTTAGCAGAACCCAGTATAGTAACACCATCTACTCTTAAGCATTGTGCTGTAAGAGGTTTTGAAAGATCTGCTGCACATTTATAAGGCGTAAAACCATCACGAAATATCAGCCTAGCTGTTGCTTGCTTCCTCTCTTCCGGTTGAAGTGTTTGATTAGTCATGTTTTCTACTATCTACACTTGTTCTTCTACTTCTTTCTTCAAACTTAACAAAAAGGCATCATAATTAGTGCGTTCTCTAAATATTTCCCATCTTCCTGTCCAGTTGGGATACTTACCTAGTATATTACCTTTACCATCCTTATCAGCAACAAGTGCTCTGATATCATAATGCTGTGATAAGAAGTCGTGGTACTTATTTATCCCCATCTGGTATTTCCTAGTTCTCTTCCTTGGTAAATCATTGCCATCTTTATCTTTGATAACTGTACCTGCTGCTATTAGTGTTGCATCAGGGTTTTGTGCCAAGAACTCTAAGCCTATCACTCCTGCAGTTGCAAGTATCTTCTCATCATCACCGTTCTTCGTCTCGATCCTATCGCTCCATTTCCCTCTCTTGTCCAATACAAGTAGGGCCAGATTGAATATCTGCTTATTTTCGAAGACCCGATCCACGGACACAAGCATCGGAAAATATCCATTTTCACCTTCGCTGTAAAAAAGGTATGCATTTTCACTTTGCTGTTCGGTCTGATACCTTTCTAACTCCATGCCTTCGTTTTTGGAAATGAGATCCCAAATCTATGGAAAAAATCTCCCCATTTGCACTTTTCGATTGTCCCAGGGACACATACACTCTATCCATTAACTTTGGTAGGATTTTTGAAATTTACTGGATTTTCTTTATCTAGTGATTGTGAATCGAGATAACTTCCTTCTTGGCCTTGCCGGACTTCGATTGTCTGTAAAAAAAATTGCATATTCAATAATCTGCTGCGCCTGTCTATACGTTTCAGTCACTTTACTGTCTTGCAAAGACGAACAGAGAAATTCGGCGGCAAAAGTCCGCATTGTTCAATCTGACAATGGCTATGCTATTCTGCGCAATGGGAAAGTATTCGAGATTAAGGGAGCAAGCGGAACATCAAACTTCCAAACGCTTCATGAGGCTGGCGGGAATTGTCTTCGTGTTTGGGACACACTGCACCTTCGCCAGATTCTAGACAGTGCGTACGCGAACGATATTGCGGTCATAGCAGGCCTTCCCATCCAAAATAGTGATCAGACCGAACTTTACAATGATCCTATTAAAACTTTAAGACAATTATCTAAATTTCAGTCAGTTATTGATAGACATAAGAATCACCCCGCGCTTTTAATGTGGTGCCTGGGTAACGAGCTGGACTTTCCCTACAAACCTTCTTACAACAGTTTTTACGCTGCATTCAACGCGATCACAAAAATGATCCGCCGGATAGACCCTGATCATCCGATCACCACCACCGTCATGAATTTTAATAAAAAATACATTACAAACATTCAGCTCCGCTGCGACATTGATGTGGTTTCCTTTAATATTTTCAGCAATCTAGGCCTCCTGAGAAAAGATCTCAGCGAATTTTCATGGTTTTGGAACGGCCCCTATATGTTGTTGGAATGGGGAACCGATGGGCCCTGGCCTGGATGCCAAAGCACTGCATGGGGCGCTTTCATTGAGTACCCAAGCAAAAAGAAGGCTGACATTATCCTACATCGTTACCGACAACACATGCCGCTGGAAGACCCTCGCCTGATAGGCAACTTTATATTTTTCTGGGGGAGCAAACAAGAAACTACCCATACCTGGTTCAGCATATTTGATGAACACGGCAGAAAGTCGGAGCCTGTTGCAATAATGCAATACATTTGGAAGAGAACCCTTCCAGACGAGCACTATCCGCAGATCCGTTATATGCTGCTCAATCACAAGGGCGCCGGCGACAATATCTTACTCAATCCAGGACAAACAATGCTACCTGAACTGGTCATGCATGACAAAGACAGCGTCATGTCCGTCAATTGGGAAATATTCAAGGAGGATTGGTATAAAGAAAATGGACAAAACAATACGCGCAAGCTTATCCCTCTTGATACGAAATTTGAGACCGACGGGAAACTTACCACTCTGTTTAAGTCGCCTATGGAGGAAGGCCCCTACCGTATTTTTGCAAAAATATATGACTACAATGGCAACTTCGCAACCTGCAATACGCCTTTCTATGTTATGAGTGATCGATGAGGCACATTTCAATCACACCTCCAACAAAGAAAGAGCTTATCACACTTCGGGTGATGATCTTGATTGGATGCGTTGCAATAGTCTTTTTTCTTTACAGTGTTCTGAACCGCGCCGTGCACGGATACGCGCCGCTCTATTGGATGCTGATGGTAACGTTCCTTTTCACCTGCCTTAAACTGCTTTACGAATGGTACCTTTATCTTTATATTACTGTTCCAGCGACTCCACCACTGACCAGCGATTTCACGGTTGACGTATTCACAACTTTCTGTGCGGGTGAGCCTTATGAGATGATCCTGGAAACACTTAAGGCAGTTAAAGCAATCACCTATCCCCATGAAACCTACCTGTGTGATGAAGCAAATGATCCCTTCCTAAAAGAGGTTTGTCATCAGCTAGGCATTCATCATATCACCAGGACTTGTAAGACAGATGCAAAAGCAGGAAACATTAATAATGCCTTAAAACAGTCAGCGGGTGAGTTATGCCTCGTTCTGGACCCGGACCATGTCCCTGCTGCCGATTTTCTAGACCACGTTGTTCCACATTTCGTCAATCCTCAAATCGGTTATGTCCAGGTTGTCCAGGCTTACAGAAACGCAGACGAAAGTCTTATCGCCAAGGGGGCAGCCCAGCAGACCTACCAATTTTACGGGCCAATGATGATGACCATGAACAAGTATGGAACCGTACAGGCTATTGGCGCCAATTGCACCTTTAGACGAACTGCCCTTGATTCAATTGGCGGGCATGCAGCAGGTCTTGCAGAAGATTTACACACCTCTATGCGCCTTCATGCGAAAGGATGGAAGTCGGTGTATGTGCCGGAAGTTGTAGCACGCGGGCTGGTGCCGTCGACGCTTTCTGCCTATTACAAGCAACAATTGAAATGGTCCAAAGGTGTTTTCGATCTATTTGTTACGACATATCCTAAACTGTTCAGCCAGTTTACCTGGAGGCAAAAACTGCATTATGCCTTGCTTCCGATGCATTACATGTCCGGCATAATTTACCTGATTAATTTTCTGATCCCGGTTATCGCACTTTGTTTTGGAGCAAGCCCTATGCACATGGATATCTCCGAATTTGGTCTGGCTGTTTTTCCATTAACTGCATCCATTGTATTGATCCGGCTTTTTGTCCAATGGTGGGTGATGGAAGACGAAGAACGCGGTTTTCACATAGTTGGGGGTTTACTGCTGATCGGCAGCTGGTGGATATTTATTCTTGGCTTAATTTACACAATCGTCGGGAAAAAAGTGCCTTACGTGCCCACGCCCAAAGACGCAAATGAAGCCAACAACTGGCCGCTCAATATCCCTAATCTCATTGTGCTGGTTATTTCTGCTATCGCAATAAGTTACGGATTACTCACAGACTGGAACCCTTACAATCTGGTCATGTCCGGTTTTGCCGGACTGAATTGCCTCTTTATGTGCTTTTCGATTGCGGCAAGCCGTCAGCAGCAGTTTCGGCTCTTGAGGGCAAATCATCGCTGGCTAGATGCACTGATGGGCCGGGTACAAGTTGTAAAAGGTATCTTATGGACGTTAAGGCGCCAGCTTTATACCGGCCTGCGCAACACATCCATGCTGGTCATGCTGCTGCTGCTCGGTGTCTGGATCTATAGCGCAAAGTTTAAGTTTCTGGGAAATGAACCGGGGTTTGACAGAAATGAAATTAATAAAATGCCCAGTCAGAACCCACCTGGAGATAATCCAAATAAAGCCGAAAAGCAGTATAATCAAGTCTCAATTGACCGCGGGTCTTGTCAAATAGATTCTAGTTCTTTGACTTCATTTACAGGAGCGCATGGAATAAATTATTTAAAAGGCTCTGATTGGAAAAACGAATATCAGGCGTTTACAAAAAAAGAACTCGTCGCAGATTTTCAAGAAATGAAAAAGATTGGCATTAACACTGTCAAGTTCTACGGCCCAAGCTTTTACGATCATAATATACTCAGCGTTGCGGGCCAGCAAGGAATGAATCTTCATTATGGATTTTGGGTACCAGATAACCTTAACTTTGCAAAGGACAAACAAAGTTTAGAAGCGTTAACCCAAAAAATATTACGAGTCATAGGCAAGAATAAAGCAAACAAGAATATCATTTCCTGGAACCTTGGAAATCCTGTCTTTCAGAATTTGATCCTGTATCATCGGCAATCGGATCTGGTTCATCAGCAGGATGCATATCTTGTTTGGCTTAAAAAGCTGATTTTGCAAATGAAAAATGCTGATCCCACACGCGAGATCACATTAGACATTGAGGTATCTGAAAAGATGCTTGCCGTCGTTGCGAGGATAAGCGCTGCCATACCAGAAATCGGATCTTATGGACTCGTATATAACAATAACACGCCCGATTTTACCATCCCGACCCACTTTCCACATTTCATCAGTTACGCCGAATTCGATGTATATAATAAACTTTCGGATGATTCTGCCGGTATATTTATTTCAAATTGGCAGGATAAACATACTTATGAGCGTGTAAGTTTTGATGGGGTCAAAGACCAGGCTGGCCGCAAAAAAAATGTATTTTTAAAGCTTGCCGCCAAATGGAAAGGTGGCGAAGAACCAATGGAATCACCAAAAATCAAAATACTGAGACCCGCTGCCTCGACCGTTGCCGGCTCAGTTCTTGACTATCATGCAGTAATAAAAAGGGATGAAAATTGGTCGTTGGCAAAAAACATTAAGACCAATCTAAAATTTGAATGGAAGCTGGTGCAAATGGATGATTTCTTCAACCTCATTTCCTCGAAGGACGTGGGTAACGGCACTGATCTTAGCCTGCGAATACCCAATGATCCGCTCACTTACAGGCTTTACTTGTTTGTGCTCAATAATGACCTGGTGATAGATATTATTGATTCCAGCCTCAACACACCGCTTACCCTGCCTGCCAAATCATCGGGCCGTTGATAAGGTTTTTACAAAATGCTGAAAGGTTTGTTTGCTCACACTCCAGTCTGGAGCTGGAATATCACCCCAGACTTTGGGGTTATCGACTAGATTGAAATAGCTGACCCCTTTGATCTCGGGGGCATTACCAATGATTTTGGCCGCTTTTTCCAACCATCTTTTCTGGAAATCTTCCGGGCCCTTCACACCAAATTCAGTGATGAAGATTGGCTTCTTTACCAGCCGCATCCGGTAACGTTTGCGATTGTAAACGGTCTCGAAAGACTCCTGTTGCTCAGGATCTGTAATATTTTTATCAGGCAAACCGTATATGGCGATGCTGATGTAATCCACAACATCATCACCGGGCCACCATTCAATTGCGCCCCGGTCGCCAGCCGGCCCCCACACTTTTTTAATGCGCCTATTTTTTGACCCGTTAAAATGCATAAAATACCGAAAGGCTTTAATATAGAGTACCGGATCCTGGCTCTGCCACGCATACCTGTGGATCGGGATCTCCATTTCGTGTGCAAAACGCAGGTAAACGGTGCGTTTACTGGTTGAAAGCACACGGTAGATCTCAGCAAACTCAGCATCATAAATGCCGTTAATAACATTGCTAAGCACATTTGAATCTTTTTTGACTGCTGCATTATGCCACGGCTCTACGCTCACAATTACGTCGTGCTGGCGAGAAACGATTGCATTGAAATCCCTTTCGAACTGCCCGTTCTGCACATTAATCAGATCAACAAAAACATGTTCTGCACCAATCAGTCCGGAATTGACCAGCAATTCTTTTGGATCATACACACCGACCAGCGGTGCTCCCCTCTGAGTAACCTTTGAAGTGCTTGCAGTGTCTTGTGTCTGATACAGAAGCTTAGCATTTAGCCGCGTACCTGCAGCAGCTTTTGCCAATGCCGCTTTAAGATCAGCCTCACTGCCGGTTCCTGCATTTATTACAAGCACCGGCTTTCCAAACATCCGCATTCGCTGTATTTTCCGTCTGACATTCTCCTCAAGGTCCTTGACATCCGGGAAGGCAGTCGCTGCCGATTCTGACTTACCGTTGATCGTCACGCTTATGTAGTCCACAAAAGCAGGTCCAGGCCAATATTCATCTGAACCAGGGTAACCCGCTGGCCCCCACACAAATTTTACCGCCGGAAAAACGGACTTAGCTAATTTACAAAAGTGATTAAATGCTTCAATGTAGTCATTTGGCGCCTGGTATTGCCAGGGATGCAGCTTCACAGGAACTTCCATCTCTGGATTCCAGCGCAAATAGATAGTACCAGACCTCTTCGCCAATGCCAGGCAAAACGCCTCGATCTTTGCGTCATAATCCCCTTCACGCACCTCTTCAAGCAAATTCGGTACCGAAGCAAAGTCGGTTCCCGGCATTAAAATAGTAATGATCAGATGCTCTGCTTGCGGGATTTGTGCAATCAATTTGTTGATTGACCCCGCATCAGCGTGCTTATCAAGTTTCAAAAAGTAGTGTGAGAATGAATACGTCATTTTCTGCTCATTGAGCTCGAAAGTGCCAATGACAGGTTCATGAGATGTTGAGTCCAGAGAATCGCGGGATATTATGGAAGACGATTTCAATTTTTGAATGAAGAGAACCAGCAAAAATGTCGAAATAACCCCTGCTGAAATCATTAAAATCCTGGAGATTTTCATACTGTGACCCAACGTTTGTTACAGAAGCCAATTTAATGTTTTTAAAGTCGGATCGAATTATATGAGTGCCATTTAATCAATAAAAACCTGGCAAGGGGAAAGCAGCATCCGATATTGCCTTAACATTCGGCTCCCCGCAACAATTAAAGATTGAAAAGTAACCGATTGATCCGTTCGAGCGGTTTTTTTTACTAGCTTTCGGACAACATTAATCCCACCAGTATGAAGCGGTACGCGCTATTCTTGTTATTCGCCATTGTTTCTTGTAAAAAGGAAGCGAACCCCGACCTTGCAAACGGCTTCGTCGGCAATTATTACTTTAAAGAAAAGACGCCGCTTTCCGTCATCGAAACGATTTGGAAAATTTCCAGGATAGACAACAACCACGTCAAGATAGCAATCGAAGAAAATACTGACTACGCGGATACCACACCAGATGAGCAGGAGGTTATGACGATGAATAATGTTTTCGTGGAATTTCAGAACGCATTGATATTCAACAGCGAGTATGAATTAAATGGGAACAAGGGTCTGCTGACAGGTACTGCATTACTTCTGGGAGATACGCTCAGCTACGATATCATTGCCACAGAAAAGGACGTTTCCCTAGCAATATCAAAGGTGGTTGTTCGGCGATAATCTCCTGATTACCAATCTGATTCAATTGTGTTACATCAGGTTTGATAATAGATCCGCTAATATGAAAATAATCTGTTTTTTATGTTTTGCAGTATTTCTGTTTTCCTGCACAAAAAGGAACGTCCTGCATACCGAAAGTATTTTATCCGTACATCCGGTTTTTCAGGACACTTCTCACAATCACTGGCAAGGATATAGGGTCAAAAAAGAATTGATTCCGTATGATGTAAATAACGGTTATGTAAAAGAGTATTTGTCAAGAAATCTGAATAACATTAATTCCTTTAAAGAAGAAGAAAATTTAAGCCGGATAGCTGATAAAATTAAAAATAGCAAAACCAATAAGTATTTTCCAATCAAGGTTATCCCGCTCAACGAGTTTGGCTATGTCCGATTAACAAATAACAAAACCATTCTTTACGGCCTGATGGGAAACTCAGCATTCATCGATTTAACCAATAATAAAGTATACATGAGATAAATGCTCCGCCCGTTGGTGTATTTTAAAGAATAACTTTTATTCAAAACGCCAGTTGAGGATATATCTTAAACCCCGGCTAAACCCTTGGATATAGGAATTTCCATGATCGTCATTCAGATGTTCGGTTTTGAATTTCAGGTGATTCTGGTCATGGGATTGATAGAGGTACTTTCGGAAAATCGAAAAGTCTGCCTGCATATCTGCGGCCACATCCTCCATAAATCCATACGCCACATCAGAAGAAGCCAGGTAAAGTCTCTTTTTGTCCAGATTTTGCCGTAAAAGGGTATCCGTTTCGGAATACATATTTTTAAGACTGGGATCTGTGGCAAGGTAACCATCAAACATGGATGGGTTGGTTAAAAGTGTATGAACGACAAAAATACCTCCATGAGAATGCCCGGCAATATATCTTACCCCGCTTGTTTTAAAATTTTTCTCTATAAAAGGAAAAACTTCCGTTGACAGAAAGTCCGTAAAGTTTTTTGATTCACCTCCCATTTTTGCAGGCAGATAATCCCGTTTCCTTGCCTGAGGGTTTGGATTACTGATTCCCACAATAAGCACTTTCGGTATTTTAGTTGTAATGTAAAAATACGAAATGATGCTTTGAGCCAAGGCAAATCGGTATTCAGCATCCAACACGTAAATTACCGGAAGGTTACCTGTCAAGGTATCATATCCGGGAGGTTTATTGATGTAGATTTCTCTCTCTTCCTGCAAAATCTTTGAATGCAGGGTTAATATTTCTCCTGTTTTTATTTCCTTATGCTTACCCATTTGAGGTTGCGCCAAAAGCGTAACTGTCAGGAACGTGCCTACGAATACCATCAAAATCAATTTTGCTTTCAAAAGTACATTAGTTTGGTTTTTCATTTAATTGAGTTGTTGCTGGTTACCATTGGTTTATGGCTCTTATTTTCAGAATATTCTAATACACACCTTACTTATCTTAAATATAGCTATTTACCAGTCTGGAAAACCCCGGTATATCTAAAAACTCCTATTCTCCG
Encoded here:
- a CDS encoding DUF6934 family protein, whose product is MELERYQTEQQSENAYLFYSEGENGYFPMLVSVDRVFENKQIFNLALLVLDKRGKWSDRIETKNGDDEKILATAGVIGLEFLAQNPDATLIAAGTVIKDKDGNDLPRKRTRKYQMGINKYHDFLSQHYDIRALVADKDGKGNILGKYPNWTGRWEIFRERTNYDAFLLSLKKEVEEQV
- a CDS encoding glycoside hydrolase family 2 TIM barrel-domain containing protein; the encoded protein is MNRDNFLLGLAGLRLSVKKIAYSIICCACLYVSVTLLSCKDEQRNSAAKVRIVQSDNGYAILRNGKVFEIKGASGTSNFQTLHEAGGNCLRVWDTLHLRQILDSAYANDIAVIAGLPIQNSDQTELYNDPIKTLRQLSKFQSVIDRHKNHPALLMWCLGNELDFPYKPSYNSFYAAFNAITKMIRRIDPDHPITTTVMNFNKKYITNIQLRCDIDVVSFNIFSNLGLLRKDLSEFSWFWNGPYMLLEWGTDGPWPGCQSTAWGAFIEYPSKKKADIILHRYRQHMPLEDPRLIGNFIFFWGSKQETTHTWFSIFDEHGRKSEPVAIMQYIWKRTLPDEHYPQIRYMLLNHKGAGDNILLNPGQTMLPELVMHDKDSVMSVNWEIFKEDWYKENGQNNTRKLIPLDTKFETDGKLTTLFKSPMEEGPYRIFAKIYDYNGNFATCNTPFYVMSDR
- a CDS encoding glycosyltransferase codes for the protein MRHISITPPTKKELITLRVMILIGCVAIVFFLYSVLNRAVHGYAPLYWMLMVTFLFTCLKLLYEWYLYLYITVPATPPLTSDFTVDVFTTFCAGEPYEMILETLKAVKAITYPHETYLCDEANDPFLKEVCHQLGIHHITRTCKTDAKAGNINNALKQSAGELCLVLDPDHVPAADFLDHVVPHFVNPQIGYVQVVQAYRNADESLIAKGAAQQTYQFYGPMMMTMNKYGTVQAIGANCTFRRTALDSIGGHAAGLAEDLHTSMRLHAKGWKSVYVPEVVARGLVPSTLSAYYKQQLKWSKGVFDLFVTTYPKLFSQFTWRQKLHYALLPMHYMSGIIYLINFLIPVIALCFGASPMHMDISEFGLAVFPLTASIVLIRLFVQWWVMEDEERGFHIVGGLLLIGSWWIFILGLIYTIVGKKVPYVPTPKDANEANNWPLNIPNLIVLVISAIAISYGLLTDWNPYNLVMSGFAGLNCLFMCFSIAASRQQQFRLLRANHRWLDALMGRVQVVKGILWTLRRQLYTGLRNTSMLVMLLLLGVWIYSAKFKFLGNEPGFDRNEINKMPSQNPPGDNPNKAEKQYNQVSIDRGSCQIDSSSLTSFTGAHGINYLKGSDWKNEYQAFTKKELVADFQEMKKIGINTVKFYGPSFYDHNILSVAGQQGMNLHYGFWVPDNLNFAKDKQSLEALTQKILRVIGKNKANKNIISWNLGNPVFQNLILYHRQSDLVHQQDAYLVWLKKLILQMKNADPTREITLDIEVSEKMLAVVARISAAIPEIGSYGLVYNNNTPDFTIPTHFPHFISYAEFDVYNKLSDDSAGIFISNWQDKHTYERVSFDGVKDQAGRKKNVFLKLAAKWKGGEEPMESPKIKILRPAASTVAGSVLDYHAVIKRDENWSLAKNIKTNLKFEWKLVQMDDFFNLISSKDVGNGTDLSLRIPNDPLTYRLYLFVLNNDLVIDIIDSSLNTPLTLPAKSSGR
- a CDS encoding glycoside hydrolase family 26 protein; protein product: MKISRILMISAGVISTFLLVLFIQKLKSSSIISRDSLDSTSHEPVIGTFELNEQKMTYSFSHYFLKLDKHADAGSINKLIAQIPQAEHLIITILMPGTDFASVPNLLEEVREGDYDAKIEAFCLALAKRSGTIYLRWNPEMEVPVKLHPWQYQAPNDYIEAFNHFCKLAKSVFPAVKFVWGPAGYPGSDEYWPGPAFVDYISVTINGKSESAATAFPDVKDLEENVRRKIQRMRMFGKPVLVINAGTGSEADLKAALAKAAAGTRLNAKLLYQTQDTASTSKVTQRGAPLVGVYDPKELLVNSGLIGAEHVFVDLINVQNGQFERDFNAIVSRQHDVIVSVEPWHNAAVKKDSNVLSNVINGIYDAEFAEIYRVLSTSKRTVYLRFAHEMEIPIHRYAWQSQDPVLYIKAFRYFMHFNGSKNRRIKKVWGPAGDRGAIEWWPGDDVVDYISIAIYGLPDKNITDPEQQESFETVYNRKRYRMRLVKKPIFITEFGVKGPEDFQKRWLEKAAKIIGNAPEIKGVSYFNLVDNPKVWGDIPAPDWSVSKQTFQHFVKTLSTAR
- a CDS encoding alpha/beta hydrolase, producing the protein MKNQTNVLLKAKLILMVFVGTFLTVTLLAQPQMGKHKEIKTGEILTLHSKILQEEREIYINKPPGYDTLTGNLPVIYVLDAEYRFALAQSIISYFYITTKIPKVLIVGISNPNPQARKRDYLPAKMGGESKNFTDFLSTEVFPFIEKNFKTSGVRYIAGHSHGGIFVVHTLLTNPSMFDGYLATDPSLKNMYSETDTLLRQNLDKKRLYLASSDVAYGFMEDVAADMQADFSIFRKYLYQSHDQNHLKFKTEHLNDDHGNSYIQGFSRGLRYILNWRFE